In Saccharolobus solfataricus, a genomic segment contains:
- the thrC gene encoding threonine synthase, translating to MKCLNCGYETEIDQSQILCPRCGGLLEIILEPPKDFSFSKLRGRGVWRYKELIAGRYKNIVSINEGNTPLIRSSNINDNLYFKFEGLNPTGSFKDRGMTVAVSSAVSLNYKTVIAASTGNTAASAAAYAARAGIKSFIVLPKGKVALGKLAQSILYGSVILEVDGSFDVAMDAVMRLYKDLKVVYPLNSFNPWRLEGQKTIAFEIAEELGVPDNVIVPVGNAGNIYAIWKGFNELVKTGVINTIPRMIGIQAEGASPIVTAIIKGKDSPDFIENPDTVATAIRIGKPVNWQKAMKAIRESNGTAIAVSDSEILDAQKTLARKEGIGAEPASAAALAGYIKAINEKVVDKDEKTVLILTGHSLKDPDSMTKAEAKRILVNPLHMEKIILGEINGSNS from the coding sequence ATGAAGTGCTTGAATTGTGGATATGAAACGGAAATAGATCAAAGTCAGATATTATGTCCAAGATGTGGAGGACTATTAGAAATTATACTAGAACCACCAAAGGACTTCTCTTTCAGTAAATTGAGAGGAAGAGGAGTTTGGAGATATAAAGAATTAATAGCAGGCAGATACAAAAATATTGTAAGCATAAATGAGGGAAATACCCCACTAATTAGATCCTCAAATATAAATGATAATCTTTATTTTAAATTTGAAGGGCTTAATCCAACTGGTAGTTTTAAGGATAGAGGAATGACAGTGGCAGTTAGTTCTGCGGTAAGCTTGAATTACAAAACTGTAATAGCCGCATCCACTGGAAATACTGCAGCTTCTGCAGCTGCTTATGCTGCAAGAGCTGGTATAAAGAGCTTTATCGTCTTACCTAAAGGTAAGGTAGCATTAGGTAAATTAGCTCAATCAATACTTTATGGCTCAGTTATTTTAGAAGTTGATGGAAGTTTTGACGTTGCTATGGATGCAGTAATGAGATTATATAAGGATTTAAAAGTAGTATATCCATTAAATTCCTTTAATCCATGGAGATTAGAAGGACAAAAGACAATCGCATTTGAGATAGCAGAAGAACTAGGAGTTCCTGACAACGTGATAGTCCCGGTAGGCAATGCAGGCAATATCTACGCCATATGGAAAGGATTTAATGAGCTAGTTAAAACTGGAGTTATTAATACTATTCCTAGAATGATTGGAATCCAAGCTGAGGGCGCATCACCAATAGTTACCGCAATAATAAAAGGAAAAGATTCTCCAGATTTCATAGAAAATCCAGATACTGTAGCAACAGCAATAAGGATAGGGAAACCAGTTAATTGGCAAAAAGCGATGAAAGCAATAAGGGAATCTAATGGAACCGCAATAGCTGTATCTGATTCCGAGATATTAGACGCACAGAAGACCCTAGCTAGAAAAGAGGGCATAGGAGCTGAGCCTGCTTCAGCAGCTGCCTTAGCTGGTTATATTAAGGCAATAAATGAAAAGGTGGTAGATAAAGATGAAAAAACAGTTTTAATCCTAACAGGACATTCGTTAAAGGATCCCGATAGTATGACAAAAGCTGAGGCTAAAAGAATATTAGTTAATCCTTTACATATGGAAAAAATTATCCTAGGTGAGATAAATGGCTCTAATAGTTAA
- a CDS encoding UbiD family decarboxylase, producing MAFKDLREYIEFMKKKGKLIEVDDEVSVDLEIAEITRKATYAHLPPLLFKRVKNYENWKIVSNIFYSIESLYEIFGTNKLESISEGFLSNLSNMPITFFDKIKSLREILGLGKVMPKAKSPSFKEEKNLDLTKIPAIKTWPKDAGRYLTFSITITKDPETDVHNLSVYRVQILNEKEAIIHWQAFKRGALTAKKYLEKGISKIPIAVVTGVDPAIAFTAASPVPHGIDKYMFAGILRGEGIDVAELDNQLLVPSHSEVVLTGYVDLNDMRLEGPFGDHMGYYTPADYYPVFKLERVYIREDPIFHVTSVGKPPLEDAWIGKAVERIFLPFAKMLVPELIDMNLPEYGLFTGIGIFSIKKYYPGQAKRVMMALWGTGQLSLLKIIIVVDQDIDVHDINQVIYAIAANVDPKRDVWVIENALTDSLDPSVPFPPLGSKLGIDATRKFKEEMGKEWPEEVRSDEVVAKKADQILNKIIKRYQTS from the coding sequence ATGGCGTTTAAAGATCTCAGAGAATATATCGAATTTATGAAAAAGAAAGGTAAATTAATTGAAGTAGATGATGAAGTAAGCGTTGATTTAGAAATAGCTGAAATAACGAGAAAAGCAACTTATGCTCATTTACCCCCTCTTTTATTCAAGAGAGTTAAAAATTATGAGAATTGGAAAATAGTTTCCAATATTTTTTACTCAATTGAAAGCTTGTACGAGATTTTTGGAACGAATAAACTAGAATCAATATCCGAAGGATTTTTATCAAATTTATCCAATATGCCTATCACATTTTTTGATAAAATAAAATCACTTAGAGAAATTTTGGGATTAGGAAAAGTAATGCCTAAAGCTAAGTCACCTAGTTTTAAAGAGGAAAAGAACTTAGATCTGACTAAGATTCCTGCAATAAAAACTTGGCCTAAAGATGCCGGAAGATACCTTACTTTTTCCATAACAATAACAAAGGACCCAGAGACAGATGTACATAATCTCAGCGTTTATAGGGTTCAAATTCTAAACGAGAAGGAGGCAATAATTCATTGGCAAGCATTTAAAAGGGGTGCGCTTACTGCTAAAAAATATTTAGAAAAAGGTATTAGTAAGATACCTATTGCCGTAGTAACCGGAGTAGATCCTGCCATAGCATTTACAGCGGCTTCTCCAGTCCCTCATGGAATCGATAAGTATATGTTCGCGGGAATCTTGAGAGGTGAGGGTATTGACGTAGCTGAATTAGATAATCAATTACTAGTACCAAGCCATTCAGAAGTAGTTTTAACTGGTTATGTTGACTTGAATGATATGCGTCTAGAGGGTCCCTTTGGAGATCATATGGGTTATTATACACCTGCAGATTACTATCCAGTTTTCAAATTGGAAAGAGTATATATTAGAGAAGATCCTATATTTCATGTAACATCAGTTGGCAAACCACCACTTGAGGATGCTTGGATAGGTAAGGCTGTAGAAAGAATATTCTTACCTTTTGCCAAGATGTTAGTTCCAGAACTTATTGACATGAACCTACCAGAATATGGATTGTTTACCGGGATTGGGATCTTCTCTATAAAGAAGTATTACCCCGGCCAGGCCAAGAGAGTTATGATGGCTTTATGGGGTACCGGCCAACTAAGCCTTTTAAAAATAATAATAGTTGTTGATCAAGATATAGATGTTCATGATATTAATCAAGTTATTTATGCTATTGCAGCTAATGTAGATCCTAAACGCGATGTTTGGGTAATAGAAAATGCACTTACTGACTCATTAGACCCTAGTGTTCCATTTCCACCATTAGGTAGCAAACTAGGTATAGATGCTACTAGGAAATTTAAAGAAGAAATGGGGAAAGAATGGCCAGAAGAGGTTAGATCAGATGAGGTAGTAGCTAAAAAAGCGGACCAAATATTGAATAAAATTATAAAGAGATATCAAACCTCCTAA
- the cdvB1/B2 gene encoding cell division protein CdvB1/B2, producing the protein MASSKVEDFVKNWGGKQEPSIGERIKNAFKPQQPLRYRLVMANYRLRTMVSRLDVYISRLQERDRTLFEKVVESQMSKDTARAAMYANEIAEIRKISRQLITTQIALEQVQLRLETITELGDVFNSLIPVLGVIKELRNAMKGVMPEISLELAELEEGLQEVVIEAGDFTGAPANYGASSPEARKILEEASVVAEQRMKEKFPELPSFVTSTQKVSNQEQK; encoded by the coding sequence ATGGCCTCAAGTAAAGTAGAAGATTTCGTAAAGAATTGGGGAGGTAAACAAGAGCCAAGCATTGGTGAAAGAATAAAGAATGCATTCAAGCCACAGCAACCACTAAGGTACAGACTAGTAATGGCAAACTACAGACTAAGGACGATGGTAAGTCGTCTTGACGTTTATATTTCAAGATTACAAGAGAGGGATAGGACTCTATTCGAAAAGGTTGTAGAATCACAAATGTCAAAGGATACAGCTAGAGCAGCTATGTATGCTAATGAGATAGCTGAGATTAGAAAGATTTCCAGGCAGTTAATTACGACACAGATTGCTCTAGAGCAAGTGCAACTCAGACTAGAGACGATAACTGAGCTTGGAGATGTATTTAATAGTCTAATACCAGTACTTGGAGTTATAAAGGAGTTAAGAAATGCAATGAAAGGAGTTATGCCAGAAATAAGTCTAGAGTTGGCAGAACTAGAGGAGGGACTACAAGAGGTAGTAATAGAGGCAGGAGACTTTACTGGTGCACCGGCCAATTATGGTGCTTCAAGCCCAGAGGCAAGGAAGATATTGGAAGAAGCATCTGTTGTTGCTGAACAGAGAATGAAGGAGAAGTTCCCAGAATTGCCAAGCTTCGTCACCTCCACTCAGAAAGTATCTAACCAAGAACAGAAATAA
- the ppsA gene encoding pyruvate, water dikinase: MGSFLLVEAISSEEDLILDVSQVTKDMVQLAGGKGANLGELTSIGVRVPPAFILTSKAFKYFLEYNNLFDKIRDTLSSSETSEEASEKIKQLIKNAKMPDKLSSMIYQAYDELSKKVGKEILVAVRSSATAEDIETASFAGQQDTYLNVTKDELIDRIKDVWASLYNARAMEYRKSKGIDDLSILIAVVVQKMVNSRSAGVMFTLHPVTGDEKYIMIESNWGLGESVVGGKVTPDEVLIEKSTLRIVEKKVSNKNIKIVYDKQLKKNVTITLDEKESRLMSITDEEAIELAKLALKIEEHYKRPMDIEWAIDNDLSFPENIFIVQARPETFWSSKRKENKNIAEKSAPIGGKVLVRGLAASPGIAFGKAKIILDIKDPKVHEFQKGEILVTKMTDPDWVPLMKIAGAIITDEGGMTSHAAIVSRELGIPAIVGSREATKIIRDNQEITVDAIRGIVYEGKVLQTSETVSQQAQPSIGIQGISREVLLSLYPVTATKIYMNLGEPDVIDKYLDLPFDGIGLMRIEFIVSEWVRYHPLYLIKIGNAELFVDKLAEGIAKVASAIYPRPVVVRFSDFKTNEYKKLIGGEEFEPDERNPMIGWRGVSRYVSKEYEPAFRLEAKAIRKVREEMGLKNVWVMFPFVRTTWELEKAIKIMEEEGLRRDSDFKVWIMAEVPSVVVLAEEFAKIVDGFSVGSNDLAQLTLGVDRDSELLARMGYYDERDPAVLESIRKLIKAAHKYGKTVSICGQAPSVYPAVVEYLVKAGIDSISVNPDAVINVRRQVASIEQQIILRNLNGKRKNK, translated from the coding sequence TTGGGGAGTTTCCTTTTGGTTGAGGCAATTAGTAGTGAAGAAGATCTTATTCTCGACGTAAGTCAAGTCACTAAGGATATGGTACAATTAGCTGGAGGCAAAGGTGCAAACCTTGGGGAGTTAACCAGCATTGGAGTTAGAGTACCTCCAGCCTTTATACTTACTTCTAAAGCTTTTAAATATTTTCTTGAATACAACAATCTTTTTGACAAAATTAGAGACACTTTAAGTAGTTCTGAAACCTCAGAGGAAGCTAGTGAAAAAATAAAACAGTTGATAAAGAATGCTAAGATGCCAGATAAATTAAGTAGCATGATTTATCAAGCTTATGATGAATTAAGTAAAAAGGTTGGAAAGGAAATCTTAGTAGCTGTAAGGTCTTCGGCTACTGCAGAGGATATTGAGACAGCAAGTTTCGCTGGACAGCAAGATACTTATCTTAATGTTACTAAGGATGAACTTATTGACAGGATTAAGGATGTATGGGCTAGTCTCTATAACGCAAGGGCTATGGAATATAGAAAGAGTAAAGGTATAGACGACTTATCAATACTTATAGCAGTAGTTGTTCAAAAAATGGTTAATTCGAGATCTGCTGGAGTAATGTTTACTCTCCATCCAGTTACTGGAGATGAAAAGTATATCATGATAGAATCTAATTGGGGTTTAGGAGAAAGTGTAGTCGGTGGTAAGGTTACCCCAGATGAGGTCTTAATAGAAAAATCTACCTTAAGAATTGTGGAAAAAAAGGTTTCTAATAAGAATATTAAAATCGTATATGATAAACAACTTAAGAAGAATGTTACTATTACTTTAGATGAGAAGGAATCCAGATTAATGAGCATAACAGACGAAGAGGCAATAGAACTAGCAAAATTAGCACTTAAGATCGAAGAACATTATAAGAGGCCAATGGACATTGAGTGGGCTATCGATAATGATCTAAGTTTCCCTGAGAATATCTTCATAGTTCAAGCTAGGCCAGAAACTTTCTGGTCTTCTAAAAGGAAAGAAAATAAGAACATTGCGGAAAAGAGTGCTCCTATAGGTGGTAAAGTACTAGTCAGAGGGCTTGCAGCTTCTCCAGGTATCGCCTTTGGTAAGGCAAAAATCATACTTGACATTAAAGATCCTAAAGTTCATGAGTTTCAGAAGGGTGAAATCCTAGTCACGAAAATGACAGATCCAGATTGGGTACCATTAATGAAGATAGCTGGGGCAATAATAACAGATGAGGGAGGAATGACAAGTCACGCGGCTATTGTATCCAGAGAATTGGGAATTCCAGCTATAGTTGGAAGTAGAGAAGCGACTAAGATAATACGAGATAATCAAGAGATCACTGTAGATGCAATTAGGGGTATTGTGTATGAGGGTAAGGTATTACAAACAAGTGAGACTGTATCTCAACAAGCTCAACCATCTATCGGAATTCAAGGAATAAGTAGGGAAGTTCTATTAAGTCTTTATCCGGTTACTGCAACTAAAATTTACATGAATTTAGGTGAACCCGATGTTATAGATAAATATTTGGATCTTCCCTTTGACGGAATAGGGCTCATGAGAATTGAATTTATTGTAAGCGAATGGGTTAGATATCATCCGCTTTACCTAATAAAAATAGGCAATGCTGAATTATTTGTGGATAAGTTAGCGGAGGGAATAGCTAAAGTAGCAAGTGCAATATACCCTAGACCAGTTGTTGTTAGATTTTCAGATTTCAAAACTAACGAATATAAGAAATTGATTGGTGGAGAGGAGTTTGAGCCAGATGAGAGGAATCCAATGATAGGTTGGAGAGGGGTTTCCAGATATGTAAGTAAAGAGTATGAGCCTGCATTTAGGCTAGAGGCTAAAGCTATACGCAAAGTTAGGGAAGAGATGGGACTTAAGAACGTATGGGTAATGTTTCCCTTTGTCAGAACTACATGGGAGCTAGAGAAGGCAATAAAAATAATGGAGGAGGAAGGTTTAAGAAGAGATTCTGATTTCAAGGTCTGGATAATGGCTGAAGTTCCCTCAGTAGTTGTTCTTGCGGAAGAGTTTGCGAAGATAGTTGATGGATTCAGTGTAGGTAGTAACGATTTAGCACAATTAACTTTAGGTGTTGACAGGGATTCCGAGTTACTAGCGAGGATGGGATATTATGATGAGAGGGATCCAGCTGTTTTAGAATCCATAAGAAAGCTAATCAAAGCTGCCCATAAGTATGGCAAAACAGTCTCAATATGTGGACAAGCACCTAGTGTTTATCCAGCAGTTGTTGAATATTTAGTCAAAGCTGGAATAGATAGCATTAGTGTAAATCCAGATGCGGTTATTAATGTTAGGAGGCAAGTAGCTTCGATCGAGCAACAAATTATACTTAGAAACCTTAATGGAAAAAGGAAGAACAAGTAG